A stretch of Vannielia litorea DNA encodes these proteins:
- the rpsT gene encoding 30S ribosomal protein S20 has product MANSPQSKKRARQNEARFAVNKARRSRIRTFLRKVEEAIASGDKEAATAALRAAQPELMRGVTKGVYHKNTAARKMSRLTSRVKAVGN; this is encoded by the coding sequence ATGGCCAACTCGCCCCAGTCCAAGAAACGCGCCCGCCAGAACGAAGCCCGCTTTGCGGTGAACAAGGCGCGCCGCTCGCGCATCCGCACCTTCCTTCGCAAGGTCGAGGAAGCCATCGCCTCCGGCGACAAGGAAGCCGCCACCGCCGCCCTGCGCGCTGCCCAGCCCGAGCTGATGCGCGGCGTCACCAAGGGCGTCTACCACAAGAACACCGCAGCCCGGAAAATGTCGCGCCTCACTTCCCGCGTGAAGGCCGTCGGCAACTGA
- the dnaA gene encoding chromosomal replication initiator protein DnaA, translating into MPQERWGQVSETLRTTVGHNNYKTWIEPLKLSSLEDGVAHFDVPTNFFGNWVSRNFSDTIVKHMSRDGLQVRRLEFRVPSARPRMQPTAGAPDRVAASADGTSQAGSAGRGAASGSGTGQDGGDDDLPGASLDERFTFESFVVGKPNQLAYTAARRVSEGGPLTFNPLFLYGGSGLGKTHLMHAIAWALKENCPEKKVVYLSSDQFMYRFVRALREDGMHEFKEAFRSVDVLMVDDVQFFAGKNSTQEEFFHTFNALSDQGKQIVISADRAPHDIKKIEDRIASRLASGLVVDLHPTDYELRLGILQQKADFYRGHYGNLEISKHVLEFLAHRITGNVRTLEGALTRIFAFGNLVGREVTLDMVQECLADLLRASERKLTIEEIQRRVCEHYNVRISDMTGPKRHRTIARPRQVAMFLAKGLTSRSLPEIGRRFGNRDHTTVLYAVRKIEEMMQTDSGLADDVEMLKRMLEA; encoded by the coding sequence ATGCCACAAGAACGATGGGGCCAGGTTAGCGAAACGCTCAGGACGACGGTCGGGCACAACAATTACAAGACCTGGATCGAACCCCTCAAGCTGAGCAGCCTGGAAGACGGGGTTGCGCATTTCGATGTGCCGACCAACTTTTTCGGCAACTGGGTGAGCCGCAATTTCTCGGACACGATCGTCAAGCACATGAGCCGGGACGGGCTCCAGGTGCGGCGGCTGGAGTTTCGCGTTCCGTCGGCGCGGCCGCGGATGCAGCCGACGGCCGGTGCGCCTGACCGCGTCGCGGCCTCGGCCGATGGCACGAGCCAGGCCGGCAGTGCGGGCCGTGGAGCAGCGTCCGGGTCGGGGACCGGCCAGGACGGTGGCGACGATGACCTGCCGGGCGCCTCACTAGATGAACGCTTCACCTTCGAGAGCTTCGTTGTCGGCAAGCCGAACCAGCTGGCCTATACCGCCGCGCGCCGGGTGTCGGAGGGGGGGCCGCTCACCTTCAACCCGCTGTTCCTGTATGGCGGCTCGGGCCTCGGCAAGACCCACCTCATGCACGCCATCGCCTGGGCGCTGAAGGAGAACTGCCCGGAAAAGAAGGTGGTCTACCTGTCGTCGGACCAGTTCATGTATCGTTTCGTGCGGGCCCTCCGCGAGGACGGGATGCACGAGTTCAAGGAGGCCTTCCGCTCAGTCGACGTGCTGATGGTGGATGACGTGCAGTTCTTTGCGGGCAAGAACAGCACGCAGGAAGAGTTCTTTCACACGTTCAACGCGCTCTCGGATCAGGGCAAGCAGATCGTCATCAGCGCCGACCGCGCGCCGCACGACATCAAGAAGATCGAGGACCGGATCGCGAGCCGCCTGGCCTCGGGCCTCGTGGTGGACCTGCACCCGACCGATTACGAGCTGCGCCTCGGAATCCTCCAGCAGAAGGCCGATTTCTATCGCGGCCACTACGGAAACCTGGAAATCTCCAAGCATGTGCTGGAGTTTCTTGCCCACCGGATCACCGGCAACGTGCGCACGCTCGAGGGCGCGCTGACCCGGATCTTCGCCTTCGGCAACCTTGTGGGCCGCGAGGTGACGCTGGACATGGTGCAGGAGTGCCTTGCCGACCTGCTGCGCGCCTCCGAGCGCAAGCTGACCATCGAGGAGATCCAGCGCCGGGTGTGCGAGCATTACAATGTGCGCATCTCCGACATGACCGGCCCCAAGCGGCACCGCACCATTGCCCGTCCGCGCCAGGTGGCGATGTTCCTCGCCAAGGGGCTGACCTCGCGCTCGCTGCCCGAGATCGGCCGCCGCTTCGGCAACCGCGACCATACCACGGTGCTTTATGCGGTGCGGAAGATCGAGGAGATGATGCAGACCGACAGCGGCCTGGCCGATGATGTCGAGATGCTGAAGAGGATGCTCGAGGCCTGA